One part of the Parabacteroides distasonis ATCC 8503 genome encodes these proteins:
- a CDS encoding HAD family hydrolase: MKKLVIFDLDGTLLNTIADLAHSTNHALRQNGFPTHDVKEYNFFVGNGINKLFERALPEGEKTAENILKVREEFLKHYDLHNTDRSVPYPGVPELLALLQERGIKLAVASNKYQAATRKLIAHFFPSIQFTEVLGQREGVKAKPDPSIVNEIVERASISKESTLYVGDSDVDMQTAINSEVTSCGVTWGFRPRTELEKYAPDHIAEKAEDILKFI, from the coding sequence ATGAAAAAGTTAGTAATATTCGATCTTGACGGAACATTATTAAATACGATCGCCGATTTAGCCCATAGCACGAACCATGCGTTGCGGCAAAACGGTTTTCCGACGCACGACGTAAAGGAGTATAACTTCTTCGTAGGAAACGGCATCAACAAATTATTCGAACGCGCGTTACCCGAAGGTGAAAAGACGGCAGAGAATATACTAAAGGTAAGGGAAGAGTTCTTGAAGCATTACGATCTGCATAACACGGATCGCAGCGTTCCATACCCCGGTGTCCCTGAGTTATTAGCCTTGTTGCAGGAAAGAGGGATAAAACTGGCGGTCGCTTCTAATAAATATCAAGCCGCTACCCGTAAGCTCATCGCCCATTTCTTTCCTTCCATACAATTTACGGAGGTTCTCGGACAGCGTGAAGGAGTAAAGGCGAAGCCAGATCCCAGTATTGTCAATGAGATCGTAGAACGAGCGAGCATATCCAAAGAGAGCACTCTTTATGTCGGTGATTCGGACGTAGACATGCAAACCGCCATCAACAGCGAAGTGACCTCCTGTGGGGTAACATGGGGCTTTCGCCCTCGTACGGAATTAGAGAAATACGCACCCGATCATATAGCGGAAAAGGCAGAAGATATACTCAAGTTTATCTAA
- a CDS encoding AraC family transcriptional regulator — MSGNIKKIVEPNSGIDYSLEKDFKIFTLSKELPITTYPSYIRLGIVIYCVKGNAKIDIYSNKHIITPKELIIILPGQLVALTDVSVDFQIRYFTITESFYSDILSGISRFSPHFFFYMRQHYYFKMEDVETLSFVDFFELLIRKAVDPENQYRRESVILLLRILFLDIYNHYKVNSLDSTATIDVHKKELTHKFFQLVMSNYKVNRSVTFYANSLCITPKYLTMVVKEVSGKSAKDWITEYMILELKGLLTNSTLNIQEIVEKTQFSNQSSLGRFFRRHTGLSPLQYRKKYLTTEQRTNFSKNNTI, encoded by the coding sequence ATGTCGGGAAATATTAAAAAAATAGTTGAGCCGAATAGTGGTATTGATTATTCTTTGGAGAAGGACTTCAAGATCTTTACACTTTCCAAAGAACTCCCTATTACCACTTACCCTTCTTATATAAGATTAGGGATTGTCATCTATTGTGTAAAAGGAAACGCTAAAATTGATATCTATTCCAACAAGCACATTATAACCCCCAAAGAGCTCATCATCATCTTGCCGGGGCAATTGGTCGCATTAACGGACGTTAGCGTAGATTTCCAAATCAGATATTTCACGATCACGGAATCCTTTTATTCTGATATATTAAGCGGTATCAGTCGTTTCTCGCCACATTTCTTTTTCTATATGAGGCAACATTACTATTTCAAGATGGAAGACGTGGAAACTCTTTCCTTTGTAGACTTCTTTGAATTACTTATAAGAAAAGCCGTCGATCCGGAAAACCAGTATCGAAGAGAGTCGGTTATACTCTTACTTCGCATATTATTCCTTGATATATATAACCATTATAAAGTCAATTCTTTAGACAGTACGGCAACGATAGATGTACACAAGAAAGAACTGACCCACAAATTCTTTCAATTGGTCATGAGTAATTACAAAGTGAACAGAAGCGTGACGTTCTACGCGAACTCTCTATGCATCACCCCTAAATACTTGACCATGGTTGTTAAGGAGGTAAGCGGCAAATCCGCCAAAGATTGGATTACGGAATATATGATCCTAGAATTAAAAGGATTACTCACCAACTCCACCTTGAATATCCAAGAGATTGTTGAGAAGACGCAGTTCTCGAACCAATCCTCGTTGGGACGCTTCTTTCGGAGGCACACGGGCTTATCGCCTTTGCAATACAGGAAAAAATATTTAACAACAGAGCAAAGAACAAACTTCTCAAAAAATAATACGATATGA
- a CDS encoding HU family DNA-binding protein has translation MNKSQLIEELSKRVGNDKAEIRYILEELNNIILEKTRAGEKVCIQGFGVYTPRLQTSRLARNPKSGETLMLIPRTIVHFKCAPNLLKEINK, from the coding sequence ATGAATAAAAGTCAGCTAATCGAGGAATTATCGAAAAGAGTCGGTAATGACAAAGCAGAAATCCGGTACATATTGGAAGAACTGAATAACATCATCTTAGAGAAAACGAGAGCCGGAGAAAAGGTATGTATACAGGGTTTCGGTGTTTATACTCCCCGCTTACAGACAAGCAGGTTGGCTAGAAACCCGAAAAGCGGAGAGACTTTAATGTTGATCCCTAGAACCATTGTCCATTTTAAGTGCGCACCAAATTTGCTGAAAGAGATCAATAAATAA